From a single Brassica rapa cultivar Chiifu-401-42 chromosome A01, CAAS_Brap_v3.01, whole genome shotgun sequence genomic region:
- the LOC103836256 gene encoding uncharacterized protein LOC103836256, translated as MANRSRVITMSPLVLNHEDDLDLDLDLWEVVNPSDGEYSDDSFSVDSLSDDDVISLDDDASFVISPPPQTLPVTDVGELPADLDLDGAGDDDVVRDQVDDKHLRWAQRRMVLLRGGSTYSFGITLGDYANRGGCYDDGGDSDHVVDDGDSYDDSYDLDEELVPRSVCKKLGRQRMRKLGKRAIAKVLTSKTSPYSHLKPGCVRGKHGGLGLKFKC; from the coding sequence ATGGCGAATCGATCCAGGGTTATCACCATGTCTCCTCTCGTTCTCAACCACGAAGACGATCTCGATCTCGATCTCGACCTCTGGGAAGTTGTTAACCCCTCCGACGGCGAGTACTCCGACGATTCCTTCTCCGTCGACAGTCTCTCCGACGATGACGTCATATCTCTTGACGACGACGCTTCCTTTGTCATCTCTCCGCCGCCTCAGACTCTCCCTGTGACTGACGTTGGCGAACTCCCCGCGGATCTGGATCTCGACGGTGCCGGCGATGACGATGTCGTTCGCGATCAAGTCGACGATAAGCACCTTCGATGGGCTCAGCGGCGGATGGTGCTTCTCCGCGGAGGTTCCACCTATTCATTTGGTATTACGTTGGGAGATTACGCTAATCGCGGTGGTTGTTACGACGACGGCGGCGACAGCGATCACGTTGTTGACGACGGCGATTCCTACGACGATTCGTATGATCTCGACGAGGAGCTGGTGCCGCGTAGCGTGTGCAAGAAGCTGGGGAGGCAGAGGATGAGGAAACTGGGGAAACGAGCGATCGCGAAGGTCTTGACCTCAAAGACGTCTCCGTATTCGCACTTGAAGCCTGGTTGCGTTCGCGGTAAGCATGGTGGTCTCGGCCTCAAGTTCAAGTGCTGA